CAGGTGCGGCGCGAAGGCAGCGACTTTGTGGGCGAGTACGGGCCTTCCGGTCACTTCCGAATCCATCTGCTGAGCGAAATGGAGATGCTGGGGCTGGGGCGAGAAGTGCTGAGCCAGCTTATCCGCTTGTATGACGCCGACGCGCAGCTCAGCCGCTTGAAGAATTAGCGGCGTTTGGGTGAATGAACCCAGCTTAACGCGAAAATTCGTCGTAAAAGCCCCGCAAAACTTCCACCCTTTGTTTGGCCGCAGTGTCTATACAGTTGGTAACGCTGACATCGGCCAAACTTCCCCCTTTGTAAAACGTCTTATAGAGCTTGCAGTCGGCCGTTCTCGTTCTGATCCATAAATTCTCGGCAGCTTGCAGATTTTTGAGCATGTCCGTGGCTTTTTTGTCTTTCAGGACGGCCACGAGTTGTTGGTATTCCGCGTTGAGCGC
The DNA window shown above is from Deinococcus detaillensis and carries:
- a CDS encoding lysozyme inhibitor LprI family protein — protein: MKLTPQSLISPLALSATLLLGLPAFAQTDVCKSQTTSDMQKCADQNLKQSEKALNAEYQQLVAVLKDKKATDMLKNLQAAENLWIRTRTADCKLYKTFYKGGSLADVSVTNCIDTAAKQRVEVLRGFYDEFSR